A window of the Pararge aegeria chromosome 2, ilParAegt1.1, whole genome shotgun sequence genome harbors these coding sequences:
- the LOC120635044 gene encoding uncharacterized protein LOC120635044: MADKKINLEGVPLNSAGAANIYLNTGKNKVNDRDGTVIHLNTEKPADVGVHINTTLSIASSKKIKLLFILNFLLSVICMIISCSIAFYYWNEMSSMKRQFDIIREQILIQNIKEGVLNQDKAIQSPLVSNFKPNFKGVEVREGRDFIRNEIPPKRYYVEDLGEDMLLVDSSKKNPSQAKVPTYDLPLFQKEPAVIHFNGAIQELNIGTQSIIGPWVRDTEVSSKDSESKIELNPNYFTIKESGLYFIYAQVVYLTHAPNCYFIWARQPGKEPRLVTTCATGDDSSNRPHSKAQISCSVHTITRLLKGDTVNMSQREQNRTLWLRPGYSYFGFIKLSS, encoded by the exons ATGgcagacaaaaaaataaacctcGAAGGTGTTCCACTAAACTCGGCAGGTGCggcgaatatttatttaaatactggcaaaaataaagtaaacgaTCGTGATGGGACTGTTATTCATCTGAACACAG AGAAACCTGCCGACGTCGGAGTTCATATAAATACAACGTTGTCCATCGCGTCTtccaagaaaattaaacttCTATTTATATTGAACTTTTTACTGAGTGTAATTTGTATGATTATTAGTTGCTCGATAGCATTTTATTACTGGAATGAGATGTCATCTATGAAAAGGCAGTTTGATATTATTAGAGAACAAATTCTCATACAGAATATAAAAGAAGGAGTCCTTAACCAGGATAAAGCAATACAAAGCCCCCTAGTATCCAATTTTAAACCCAACTTTAAGGGTGTGGAGGTACGAGAAGGCAGGGACTTTATCAGAAATGAAATACCTCCAAAAAGATACTATGTTGAAGACCTTGGTGAAGATATGTTACTTGTAGACTCCAGCAAAAAGAATCCTAGTCAAGCAAAAGTGCCTACGTACGACTTACCGTTATTCCAAAAAG AACCTGCGGTCATTCACTTTAATGGTGCTATACAAGAACTGAACATTGGGACACAAT CCATAATTGGTCCTTGGGTGCGCGACACCGAAGTATCGTCGAAGGACAGCGAATCAAAAATAGAGCTGAACCCTAATTACTTCACCATCAAAGAGAGTGGACTGTACTTCATTTACGCACAA GTAGTCTACCTGACCCACGCGCCGAACTGCTACTTCATTTGGGCACGCCAGCCGGGCAAGGAGCCCCGCCTGGTGACCACGTGCGCCACCGGAGACGACTCGAGCAATCGCCCCCACAGCAAAGCCCAGATCTCCTGCTCGGTGCACACTATAACCCGACTACTGAAGGGAGACACTGTGAACATGTCCCAGCGGGAACAAAACAGGACACTGTGGCTCCGACCGGGTTATAGTTACTTCGGCTTTATCAAACTTAGTTCCTAA
- the LOC120631283 gene encoding 28S ribosomal protein S31, mitochondrial isoform X1, whose protein sequence is MLSRLRIKRDIKFFVRCLSDKPPEHDSKMPEIKSRDKKDEKKDTDTESSTEKIQALLKLMLADPKISDSEYRERFTTAPERPKRQKPDVLEVKMEKIEENITKAAAEVAQVIGGNVKQTEADLLSKVLGKINQTSTTLSDLIVGMKVDRSRDSEEPMARETRGQQVKRLTEKSRVDVQRTRYSKRHQDREEPRPKQRQSMSQANTINIFTGEPLGIFEAKEPNYGTRLDLWEKLNQRELMLATSQPPANYFQKMIMWTEQGKVWKFPINNEQGMEEEKNVHFSEHIFLDAHLEGWCPTKGPIRHFMELVCVGLSKNAFYTVKEKIDHIMWYKEYFESKQDMLTEIGAWDNKSEQKSETSTPV, encoded by the exons atgctTTCCCG gTTAAGAATTAAACGTGATATAAAATTCTTTGTAAGATGTTTGTCTGATAAACCTCCAGAACATGACAGTAAGATGCCTGAAATTAAATCGAGAGACAAAAAAGATGAAAAGAAAGATACCGACACAGAATCGAGCACAGAGAAGATACAGGCTCTCCTAAAACTCATGCTTGCGGACCCCAAAATATCTGATAGTGAATACCGTGAAAGGTTCACCACAGCGCCTGAGAGACCAAAAAGACAAAAGCCTGATGTACTTGAGGTGAAAATGGAGAAAATCG AGGAAAACATCACCAAAGCTGCAGCAGAAGTTGCACAGGTTATTGGTGGCAATGTCAAACAAACTGAAGCAGACCTGCTATCCAAagttttgggcaaaattaaccAAACCTCCACTACTCTCAG cgACTTAATAGTGGGCATGAAAGTGGACAGATCAAGGGACAGTGAGGAACCAATGGCCAGAGAAACAAGAGGGCAACAAGTTAAACGTTTAACAGAAAAGTCTAGAGTGGACGTGCAGAGGACCAGATATAGCAAGAGACATCAGGATAGGGAAGAACCCAGACCAAAGCAAAGACAAAG tatgTCTCAAGCGAACACTATCAACATATTTACGGGGGAGCCACTGGGCATTTTTGAAGCAAAGGAGCCAAACTACGGAACTAGACTAGATTTATGGGAGAAGTTAAATCAAAGGGAGTTAATGCTAGCAACATCTCAACCCCCAGCTAATTACTTCCAGAAGATGATAATGTGGACAGAGCAAGGCAAAGTGTGGAAGTTCCCCATTAATAATGAACAAG GAATGGAAGAAGAAAAGAATGTCCACTTTTCTGAACATATATTTCTAGACGCACACCTAGAAGGATGGTGTCCAACTAAAGGGCCGATCCGACACTTCATGGAACTAGTATGTGTCGGTCTTTCGAAGAATGCCTTTTATACAGTAAAGGAAAAGATAGATCACATTATGTGGTATAAAGAGTACTTTGAATCAAAACAGGACATGCTGACGGAAATCGGTGCTTGGGATAACAAAAGTGAACAAAAAAGCGAAACTAGTACCCCTGTATAA
- the LOC120631283 gene encoding 28S ribosomal protein S31, mitochondrial isoform X2, producing MLRIKRDIKFFVRCLSDKPPEHDSKMPEIKSRDKKDEKKDTDTESSTEKIQALLKLMLADPKISDSEYRERFTTAPERPKRQKPDVLEVKMEKIEENITKAAAEVAQVIGGNVKQTEADLLSKVLGKINQTSTTLSDLIVGMKVDRSRDSEEPMARETRGQQVKRLTEKSRVDVQRTRYSKRHQDREEPRPKQRQSMSQANTINIFTGEPLGIFEAKEPNYGTRLDLWEKLNQRELMLATSQPPANYFQKMIMWTEQGKVWKFPINNEQGMEEEKNVHFSEHIFLDAHLEGWCPTKGPIRHFMELVCVGLSKNAFYTVKEKIDHIMWYKEYFESKQDMLTEIGAWDNKSEQKSETSTPV from the exons AT gTTAAGAATTAAACGTGATATAAAATTCTTTGTAAGATGTTTGTCTGATAAACCTCCAGAACATGACAGTAAGATGCCTGAAATTAAATCGAGAGACAAAAAAGATGAAAAGAAAGATACCGACACAGAATCGAGCACAGAGAAGATACAGGCTCTCCTAAAACTCATGCTTGCGGACCCCAAAATATCTGATAGTGAATACCGTGAAAGGTTCACCACAGCGCCTGAGAGACCAAAAAGACAAAAGCCTGATGTACTTGAGGTGAAAATGGAGAAAATCG AGGAAAACATCACCAAAGCTGCAGCAGAAGTTGCACAGGTTATTGGTGGCAATGTCAAACAAACTGAAGCAGACCTGCTATCCAAagttttgggcaaaattaaccAAACCTCCACTACTCTCAG cgACTTAATAGTGGGCATGAAAGTGGACAGATCAAGGGACAGTGAGGAACCAATGGCCAGAGAAACAAGAGGGCAACAAGTTAAACGTTTAACAGAAAAGTCTAGAGTGGACGTGCAGAGGACCAGATATAGCAAGAGACATCAGGATAGGGAAGAACCCAGACCAAAGCAAAGACAAAG tatgTCTCAAGCGAACACTATCAACATATTTACGGGGGAGCCACTGGGCATTTTTGAAGCAAAGGAGCCAAACTACGGAACTAGACTAGATTTATGGGAGAAGTTAAATCAAAGGGAGTTAATGCTAGCAACATCTCAACCCCCAGCTAATTACTTCCAGAAGATGATAATGTGGACAGAGCAAGGCAAAGTGTGGAAGTTCCCCATTAATAATGAACAAG GAATGGAAGAAGAAAAGAATGTCCACTTTTCTGAACATATATTTCTAGACGCACACCTAGAAGGATGGTGTCCAACTAAAGGGCCGATCCGACACTTCATGGAACTAGTATGTGTCGGTCTTTCGAAGAATGCCTTTTATACAGTAAAGGAAAAGATAGATCACATTATGTGGTATAAAGAGTACTTTGAATCAAAACAGGACATGCTGACGGAAATCGGTGCTTGGGATAACAAAAGTGAACAAAAAAGCGAAACTAGTACCCCTGTATAA